The genomic stretch CCTTTCGTTACAATCTTGCACTATTTACTTTCCCACACAATTTGCAGGAGAGAGATAGAGGGTTTCTCTCTCCTGCACAGGCCTGCGAATATCCTTATCGGTAATCTCTGTGGAAGCTACTCATACAATCCCTGCAAAATAATACATTTTTCATATTAAGATAATGTAAAGGAACTATTAATTTTGTGTTAAATTTATCACAAGAAAGGATAAGGGACTTGAATATATGCTGTTTTATGGTAAACTCGGGAAGTTAAGTGAAAACAAACACAAAGAACTATCACAGGAGAGAAAGATGAAAAAAATTACTTCCTTTATGGGTATCTGTGTTTTTAGCGCCTTGTTATCCTATGGATGCAATCCCAAACAAACAGCCTTGTCAGAAAAAGGTGGTATCTGGACGGTATATGACAAGGAATGCCGGAAGTGCCACAGGGCTAACGGAAAGGGTTCTTTTGTCGGTCGGCTTATCTTTAAAATCCCCAATTTTACCAATACCAAGTGGCAGGATAACGCATCTGATTCAAGACTAATTATATCCGTGGCCAATGGTAAAAGGAAGATGCCGGGCTATAAGGGCAAACTGGCGGACGAGGAGATTGTTGATCTGGTTAAGGTATGCGTCAGGGGTTTTTACCCACCACAAGGACAATGAGGATTTACTCTTGATTTTACCTTATTTTACGATAAAATCTGTACATGGCAATTGAAGATGAAAAGGTGTTTCATCCTTATAATCGTTCAACTGAGCGCTCACGACGAAGTCTGCGCCCATCCGCGTCCAAATAAAATTTCTCGATAATCGAACTCTTGGGAGAACCAATGCTACGGGAGATGTGCAAAGCTAAAATCCACGCCGCAACGGTAACGGAAACTAATCTCAATTATAACGGTAGTATCACGATAGATAAAGTCCTTCTCGAAGCTGTAGACATCCTGCATTACGAACGGGTACAGGTCCTCAATATTAACAATGGAACGCGGGTGGAAACTTACATAATTGAAGGCGAGCGTAACTCCGGTGTTATCTGTCTAAACGGCGCTGCGGCACGATGGGCACAACCGGGTGACAAGGTTATCATCATTTCTTATTGCCTCGTCGAAGACAAAGAGGCAAGGAACTGGAAACCGAAGATTATTCTTGTTGACGGAAACAACAAACTCATGAAAACCCTCTAGCCATGAGAAGAATCTTATTCGAAATCCCCCTCCCCTTCTTCCAGAGAAATATACCCATTTATTCGTACGGATTCATGTTGATGGTCGCCTTTTTAGTAGCCATTACCATCGCACGCTGGAGGGCAAGGAAGGAAGGTATAGACGCCAATAAGATTACAGATCTTGGAATTTATCTCGTCTGTGCAGGAATTTTTGGAGCAAGGTTGTTTTTTATTATTCAATTCTTTGAGGATTACAAAAACAATCTCTTTAGCATCTTTAAGATTTACGAAGGCGGTTTAGTGTACTATGGGGGACTTTTCGCCGGCATTGTTACCTTGTTTGTATACGTCAGGAAGCATCATCTGCCCTTTTTAAAGATCATTGATATCCTTATGCCTTCTGCTGCACTGGGGCTCGGCTTCGGCCGTATCGGATGTTTCCTGAACGGATGTTGCTTTGGAAAGGTAGCGCTGCATATTCCGTGGGCAATTCAATTTCCAAGGACGCTGGATAAAACGGGCATGGTAGACGGTAGTCCCGCATTTCTTCACCAATACGAACTCGGATTAGTTCACCTCTCCGATGTACATACCCTGCCCATACATCCCACCCAATTGTATTCATTTCTTTCTGATGTTGCGCTTTTCTTTATTCTTAGCGCTTTCTTTCAGTACCGGAAAAGGGATGGGGAGGTGCTGCTTCTCTTTGGGATACTGTATCCCGTTATACGATTCTGCATGGAAGCACTCCGGGATGATAATCCATTATTCTTCAATCTGTTTACCGTTGCCCAGATTATCAGCATCGGTATGTTTGTTGTATCAGTCGTCTTTTTTGCAATCAGCAGATTTAAAACGGCAAGAAAGGCAGAAATGCCGTAGGTTCCCCGGCTCCTCGGAACACATCACACTGAGCAAAGCCGAAGCATGATGAAAGGATGTCCGTGTTGAAATTCCTTAATATTAAATTAGTCCTTCGGCTACTTAAAATAGCCATTTTCGCAATGACAGCCTACCCCCTTTACCCCCGCCAACGGGGGATAATTGGTTGTCCCCCTCAGTGAGGGGGATTAAGGGGGAGGAAATCTTTGTTTGAAATCCTTCAACATTAAATTTAGAACTGGTAACTCAACCCGACAAAAAATGTCCTTCCCGGCCGGGGCAAGTCTTTTGGTATAAAAACAGCCCCCGGATCACTATAATCTTTATCAAAAATATTAAATACCGTCCCCTGCACTTCCATTGTTTTGAAGAATTCTTTTCCAATGACGGAAAGATTGAAAAGTGCATAAGCCGGTAAGTCTTCTCTTGTGTCATCATCGACCCTGGAACGTTTCCCGCTGACAAAGGCGCTCAGATTGGTATTAATATATTTCCAGTAGTGTACATTTACACCGAAGTTTCCCTTGTGTTGCGCAACAAATGGCATATTGTTCCCATCATCATCTTCGGGATTTTGAAAGGTATAATTCATAAAGACGTAATTATCTTTGATGATATCCACACGGGTCTCCATTTCAATACCTTGCACATGGGCATCCGTAAGGTTTTCGTAAACGGGTGCATCCTGACTGCGTTTCAGGAAAATAAGATCGTCGATATCATTGTAAAAATACCCAACACTACTGGTAACGTATTTGTTAAATTTGTACCTTAATTCGACCTCATATGTCGTGATAGTTTCCGGATCCAGCTTTCTGTTTCCACTTCCGGTCCTAAACATCTCGTAAAAACTCGGCGCCCGGAATGCTTCTCCGTAGAGAAACTTCACTGATGCATCTTTCATAAATGCCCACGTTAAACCGGTCCGTGGACTGGTTGCATCACCAAAATCACTGTATCGGTCATGTCTCACTCCAATGGTAAGATTCAAGGTATCTGTAATATCCCATACATCCTGAAAATAAACTGAGACGATCCTTCGTGTGGCATCTTCAAGAAAGGGGGCTGAATCTGAAAAATCCCTGACAGAAGTGAGCGGCGCACCTGTGACCGGGTCCATATTGCTTAAAAAGCGGTTATTGGATTGATTGATCAACCGATATTCCAAACCCAGGGTAAGGGTATTTCCATCAAACAATTGGTAATCAAAAGGGATCTCTGTGCCTGCAATCCTTTCAATTCCCTTGACAACATTAATTACCCCATCAGGAAAAACGACAAATTCCGGAATCCCATTTCCGTCGGTATCAGCAGGCAAAACTGTGCCTTCCGGTAATACTTCAAAGTAACTGTTGCTGTCAAACTGATCGTAATAAATCCTTGGTTTTAAGGTAAATCTTTCCTCAAAGGTCTTTTTATACCCTATCTCCCCGAATACATAGTTATTTTCAATATCAGATTCATCATTTAATGCAAGACTTCCCCCAATAAAAGGGTCGCGGTTTTTGTTGCTGTACCATCCCTGAAGCCATAGATCCTCATAAGCAATTTTCAGGTTCAGGTCATATTCCTGTCTCCCGTCATGCACACGACCTGGCGCCAATGATGCGTTAGACCCAAAAGCGCTATCAAGCATTGTTTGAAAATCACTTTCAACCTCACCATCAAAGCCCGTGGTCTGCCGGTAGTGGGCCATGCCGGAGAATTCAACCTTTCCAACCTTCTCGCCAAACACGACATTTTCCTCGTACGTATCAAAACTCCCGTAACCACTGCTTACCTTCACACCATCAATATCTGCTGCGTCCTTCGTAATAATATTGATAACCGCTGTAAATGCATTTTCGCCGTACATGGCAGAACCTGGCCCCCGAATGATTTCCAGCTTCTTGATATTTTCTACCGGGAAATCATCAAATCTGCCGAAGGCTGAACCGGTAAGGGTTGTGTTTACTGTATGTCCATTGAGCATTACCTTTACTTTGCTTGCACTTGCAATACCACGAACGGCAGGTTCAACAACTCCGGTACCAGCCTCCTTCAGGATCTCAAACCCCGGTACGGTTCTGAGTATTTCAATAAAAGTACGATACCCTAAATTCTTAATCTCCCCGGCAGTAATTACCGTAACGACACTCGGCGCCTTGTTAAGCGGGGTTTTGTGTCTTGTAGCAATGGTTACTCCTTCCCCATAACCAAACCAGATGGCTTCGGTGGAGAATTCTTCTGACAGGGCAGTTTCCATATCGTCGGTTTGTTTCTCCTCTCTGCCTGGTATGGCCTGATCTGGTCGGGCTGTTTCCTTGATGGAAGTCGGAGGAGTATCCTCGATCTGAGTCAAGGGCGGGTCTGCGCCTTTGGCAAAAGTTTCTGATGAATGGAAAGAAATGAGGCTAAGAAGTAAAATAGTTGGGATAAGAGACTCTAAAACAAACCGTTTTCTTGTCCAGTTAGTCATAAAAAATAATCCTCAATTTCAAACTATATATCCTTCCCGCAAGGCAACAAGGTTCATGGCAGGGACAAAGTTTGTCGAGCCGTATGCAACATCAAACAACATTTGACCAAGCAGGCGGCCCTCTCGTTTCAGGCGTTCATAGAGCCTTAATCCGGTTGGCGCTTGAAGTATAGCAACATTCGCCATCACAATCCCGCTTTTCTGGATAAAATCAATTTGCTGCCTGAAGATGGAGGGCGTATCATTGTCAAAACCAACGATAAAGCCCCCCTGCACATGCAATCCGGCTCGCTGGATACGTTTCACGTCTTCAACTAGGTTGCGGCTCTTGTTCTGCTTTTTGCCGCATTCGGTCAAACTTCCCTCATCCGATGTCTCAATTCCGATGAAAACCTGATCGAAACCCGCTTCGACCATCATGTCCATCAATTGCCCGTCATCGGCAAGGTTGATAGAGACTGCTGTGTAAAACGGCATTCCCGCCTTGTCACATTGAGGTCGACCAGGCGTTTTGTCCACCCTGCCGGAAGCATCGCTGCAACAGTCAGGAGACCCAGCGGTGGCGAATATGCCTTTTTGCATATGAATTTCAGTGCGTGTTTGAAGCTCCATACTGCATCCGGAAATTCAGGGTAGATCAACAGCACGTTCATTGCGTTTCCCCTTTTCCTTATTAGTCAGGCCTTCGGCTACTTACACGTACACCTTTTTACGACAAAATTCCACCCCTTACCCCTCGCCAGCGGGGGAACGAGTTGTTTGTCCCCTCAGTGAGGGGGATTAAGGGGAAGCGAAAAGTTTGAAATTCCTGTATATTAAACTAAGTATGGCTACGCCGATTCGTGCGGTCTCCTACGGCTGGTTCAATCGAGGACGATTGAACCAGCAAGAAAATACTTCACTGTTTCGTCTGGCCTCCCTGTCAGAACTGATAGCTCAAACCAACAAAAAACGTCCTTTTGTTATGTCCACCTTTGTCTCCATCTCGATACCCTGGACATGAGCATCTCCAAAATTCTCGAAGTGCGTGGCGCCCTGGGCGGTTGGTAAGACACGGGCGCTAATGAGGTCTTCGATATCATTATAAAAATAATTAATGCCGCTGGTAACATATTTATTAAACTGATAATTTAACCCTATCTCGTATGTCTTGATAGTTTCTGGATCTAGATCTTCATTCCCTATAAGAGCTGGTTGGTTGATCGTAAACATCTCTGTAAAATCAGGTGCCCGGAATGCCTCTCCATAAAGGAGTTTCAGTGATGCATTCTTCATGAATGCCCCGTTAAGCCTGCTCGTGGACTGGTAGTATTGCCGAAATCGCTGTACTCATCATGTCGTACCCCTAAGGTAAGATTTAAGGTATCCGTAATATCCCACGCATCCTGCAGATAAACCGACCATATTCTCCGCGTGGCTTCTTTTATAAAGGGATATGTGTCAGCTTGGTCCTGAAGGCTATCCAGGGGATCGAGTGTTCGGGGATTATAGGTAGTAAAAAAGTGTGGATTGGTTTGACCAATCAAACGATATTCGAATCCTAGGGTAATGATATTCCCATCGAATATTTTATAATCAAAAGGAACCTCCGTGCCAACAACCCTTTCTTTTATATAAGCGTTACCAATAAGCCCATCGGGATACGTATTGATTTTGTCAATTACACCGTCTCCATCTGTGTCTAGAGGCACATGTGCGTTCTCTGGCAATGCCTCAATGTAAGAGTTCCTGTCAAACTGGTCATAATAGAGCCTCGGTCTTATCGTAAATTTCTCATCAAAGGTATTTCTATATCCAGCTTCACCGAACACATAGTTCTGTTCAATATTCGATTCGTCAGCCAGGGCAAATTGAGGTCCGATAAAAGGCCCCATATTTTTATTAATGTACAATCCCTCAACGTAGAAACCCTTGTAGACAACTTTCAGGTTCAGGTCGTATTCTTCCCTCCAATCCTCCACCCTTCCCTGGGCTTGTGAAGAGGGAGGAAAACCCAGGGAAGCAAGGGCCGTATCAATCTGTGTTACAATATCACTCTCGACAATGCCATCAAATCCGTCGGTATGCCTGTAGCGGACCATACCGGAGATATCAACTTTTCCGTACGTCTTCCCAAATACAATGTTTCCCTCTTCGGTATCAAAGCTCCCATAACCACCGCTCACCTTTATGCCGTCAATATCCTTTGCATCGAACGTGATAATATTAATAACCGCCAAAAAGGCATTTTCACCATATACGGCAGAACCTGGCCCCCGGATAATTTCTATTCTCTCTATGTTTTCCACAGGGAAATCGTCAAACTGCTGAAAGGCGCTACCAGTGCGGGGGCTATTTACCAGATGCCCGTTGAGCATCACCCTTACTTTCTCCGAACCTGCAAAACCCCTTACAGCGGGAAATACCTCCCCCAGGTCGCCCTTTTTTAAAATTTCAAATCCGGGTACTGTCCTCAGGATTTCCACAAAGGTGCGGTATCCTAAATGCTTAATTTCCTTGGCCGTGATTACCGTAACGATGCTCGGCGCCTTGCCTACCGGGGTTTCATGTCTTGTTGCAATTGTTACTTCCTGCTCAAAACCAAACCAGATGGCCTTGGTTGAAATTCCTTCTGCCAAAGCAACTTTCATATTCCGGCTATGTTTTTCTTTGTCATTGGATAGGATCTCAGTTGATTGGGTTGTTTTCTTCGTCTCAATCCGTGATGTACTGATATCTTCGGCAAAAATTTCGGAAGAATGAAAAGAAATGCAACTAAGCAGGAAAAGATACAAGGCGAGGAGGGACTGGGTTAAGCCATGAGTCAAGCATTTGGTCATGAATATAACCTCTAACTTCAGAACGAATAGCAGATGCCCAAGAATTTATCTAAAAAATTTCAAAATCAAGGATACTAAAATTGATTTTACGTCTGGCTCTAAGTAGAGAGTTTATTCATTAAGGATCTATGCAATAATCTACTATACGGCTGCATCTTGCGGTATTGTATCATTGTTGCAAATGCTGTCAATTGGAAAAATTCTGGGAATACTTTCTCCTGTAAAGCAATTACAAAAGATTCAATTGGAACCGGTGGTTTCTTTCATCTGAATAGTATCATCCAGCATACGTAATTTCTGCATGAGCTTATCCTCTATAAGCAGTCGGAATGTTACCCGGTGTTCTTCAAAACGGCTACTTAAAACATGCGCATGCTCATGGAGATATGCAATTAATCTTCCATTGCCCGGACTGCAGGTAATCTCTATATCCATAAAATTTTTTTCCAGTATCTCACCGATCTTTCGTTTCAGTTCTTCTATACCCAGGTGTGTTTTTGCGGAGATCATAATGCAATCCCTGTAATAACTCTGAAGCAAAGGAATAAGAGACTCGTCTTTTATGGCATCTACTTTATTCAATACTATGATCGTCGGTTTCTTATCGCATCCTAACTCCTTCAACACGACATTCACCGCCTCGACTTGTCTCTGGATAAGGGGGGAACTTATGTCTGCAACATGAAGCAGGAGATCGGCGTGGCGGGCTTCCTCAAGTGTTGCTTTAAAGGAAGAAACCAGGTGGTGGGGCAACTTCTGGATAAAACCCACCGTATCGCTCACCAGTATCTTTCTCCCGTTTTCTAATTTACAGATACTTGTTTTTGTATCAAGCGTTGCGAAGAGTTTGTCTTCTACAAAGGTATCTATCTCCGTCAGGACATTCATTAACGTCGATTTCCCGGCATTGGTGTATCCCACAATGGACACCGTGAAAAATTCCTTCCGCGAGGCGACCAGCCGTTCCTGTCGCTTTTCAATTTCATGTAACTTTTTTCTCAGGTCATGGATCTTTCTTGACACAATGCGTTTATCGACTTCCAATTGTTTTTCACCAGGCCCCCTTGTTCCAATACCACCCTCAATCCTGGAAAGGTGCGTCCACATCCTCTTTAAGCGGGGTCGTGTATACTCTAATTGAGCCAATTCTACCTGAAGTTTTGCCTGAAATGTCTTTGCGCGGGTAGCAAATATGTCCAGGATTAATTCACTCCTGTCAATTACCTTCTTTTCGATGACCTTTTCAAGATTTCTGACCTGCGCCGGAGTAAGATCGTCATCGCAAATAAACACATCGGCATCCAGCTCCTTTGAAATCCGGGATAATTCGGCTGCTTTTCCCTTCCCGACATAATATACGGGGTCGATATTTGGTCTTTTTTGAACTACCGAATGGACAACGTTTGCACCAGCAGTCTTCGCTAATCGCCGAAGTTCTTCCAGTGGCGCTTCATCCTCACTATGGTCTCCGGACAGCATAACCCGAAAAAGAACGGCGCGTTCAGCCCTTACCGTAAATGCAGTGTCTTTCAGTTTCACCTAAGTATAAACTCCATTAATTGATGAAAGAATTTTTATTTATCCATGTATCTGGAAAATCTCTATTTTCAAAAACCTTTGTCTTGCAGAACGGATAAAAAGTAAAACCTGTTTTCATTTTTGTAGGGTATGCTTCACCCCACCCTACGTTTCTCTCTTTTACAATTGACGTAAAATAATCCTTGCATCCACGGCCTTTAAACCTTTCGGATAAACAAGGACAGGGTTCAGGTCTATCTCCTTAATTTCTTCCAGGGAAATCATGATGTCTGATACCTGTACAATAATTTGTGCCAATGCAGGAATGTCCGCCGCTTCTGCGTTCCTAAAACCCTTTAAAACCTTTGCCCCTTTTATGCCATGAATCATATCCAACGCCTCATATTCATCCACCGGGGCGATGCGGAAAGAAACGTCTTTAAAAACCTCAACGAAGATACCGCCCAACCCGAACATCACAGCCGGGCCAAATTGAGGGTCCCGAAGCCCTCCCACAATAACTTCTGTGGAAGGTGTTGCCATTTCCTGAACAAGAATTCCATCAATCCGTGCATCCGGCTGTCTCTTTTTTACGTTTCGTATAATCTCGTCGTATGCAACCTTAACACCTTCGTCATCCTTTATACCAAGCTTGACACCACCGACATCGGTTTTATGGCTGATATCAGGTGAAACAATCTTGAGAACAACAGGATATCCAACAGATTTTGCCGCCTGAATTGCATCTGCAGGGGAAACTGTAACTACATACCTTGTAGTGCTTATTCCAAATGCCTCAATGAATTCCTTGGCCTCAGGTTCAAGCAGTTCATATCGATTCTGGAGTAGGACCTTTTGTATAATATGACGTGCGATCTTTCCACTGTGTGTCATAAATTTGTTCATACAGATTTCCTTAATTTAAAAACCACAAGACGCATTTTATTATAACGACAAATATAAAATGTTCAAAGGATATCTATCGAATACCATCGGACATGTCCGATGGATTATCCATTACCAATATACCTTTCTCATTGCGTGCCCTACATTTTCAAAAAAATGTATCTGACAAGAAAAGCCACAGAGACCAGATGAAATGCCCAATGTAACCCACGGAATCTGCCGGTAATGAGCTTCAAAAGGGAATAGGAAATGAACCCAAAGGACAAACCTTCTGTAATACTCAGGGAAAAAGGCATGATGGAAAGGGTCAAAAAGGAGGGCAGTGATTCAGTAGGGTCATCCCACCTTATTTTCCGCACATTAAAGATCATCATACTTCCAACAATTATCAGGGCCGGCGCAATAATGGGGTAGAGATGGGCTCCATTGGAAGTTTGATAACCTCCCCCGATCATTTTTATGAGGGGATAAAAAAATAAGGATAAAAGGAACAGGCAAGCCGTAATGATGTTCGATAAACCTGTTCTGCCGCCTGCCTGAATCCCTGCAGAACTTTCGATGTAACTGGTAATGGTGGAAGTCCCTAAAAGAGCGCCACCTACTGTACCAAGCGCATCCGATAGCAGGATTTGTTTTACCCGGGGGATTTTGCCGTTCTTATAAAATCCCCCTTGTTCGCCAATTCCCACTACGGTGCCTATGGTATCAAAGACGTCCAGGAATAATAAGACAAATATAACTGAAATAAACCCTGGTTCGGTAAATATCTTTACAGGGTCGCATTTCAGCAACGTTGGATCAATCGAGGGAGGCATACTGGTAACACCCTGATATTGAACCATCCCTAGCGGAATACTCGCAAGCGCTGTTGCAATAATCCCGTAAAGAATAGCACCTTTTATTTTCAGGGCAATCATTACTCCCATAACCATCATGCCAAAGAGAGACACCCATACCTCAGGATACTTGGGATTGCCCAGACCAACCAAAGCGCCTGGTGTATCCACAATTACCCCGCCGTATTCAAACCCCACGAGTGCAATTAAGAGCCCAATCCCCACCGCAATTGCATTCTTCAATGAATCGGGTATAATAGATACCAGTAACTCGCGCAACCCAAAAAATGATAAGAGAAAAAACAATGTGCCCGATATTAAATTTGCACCCAGGGCAACCTGCCATGGATAACCCATACCACCGGTCACGACAGGACCACACACGGTAAAGGCAAAGTAAAAATTATGTCCCATAGCAGGCGCTAAGGCGATAGGATAGTTGGCCAGAAAGGCCATGAAGATGCAGGCTATGGCGCTGGCAATGCATGTGGCCACCATCACCGATCCAAAATCCATTCCGCAAGTGGAAAGTACGGCAGGCTGGACAAAGATGATATACGACATTGTCAGGAAGGTTGTGGTGCCAGCTAAAACTTCCGTTCGAAGGTTGGTATGGTTTTCTCTTAGTTTAAAGATTCTTTCAAATATCATTAATTTTTATTGAGATCGGAGCCGTCAGCTATCAGCGCCTATCAGCACCCAGCATCAAAAGTAAGAATACGGATACGTTTCCCTGTTTTTTATTCCGGCTTCTGAATCCCAATTTCTTGCTTCTGATTTATTTTTACCTTATTCCAGACGGCATCCATCTCTTCTAAGCTACATTTCTCAATGTCTTTTCCCATTGCCGCAAGTTCCGTCTCGACTCTTTTGAAACGATCGACAAATTTATAGATGGTCTTGTGGAGGACGTTTTCCGTGTCCAGATTGAGGAAGCGGGAGAGATTGACAATGGAAAACAAGAGATCTCCAACCTCTTCTGCAATATTTTCAGGTTTATTTTCCCGGATTGCCTCTTTGACCTCTGCCAGCTCTTCGTCTACCTTGGCCATCACACCCGTAATATCCGGCCAGTCAAAACCAACCTTTGCCACCTTCTTTTGCAGCTTTTGTGCCTTCTGGAGCGCCGGGAGATGTTTGGGTAAGCCATCCACAATAAACTTTCTTTCCTCATAGCCTTTCTCCTGTTTTTTGATCTGTTCCCACTGATGGAGTACTTCTTCGGGGGTAGCTGCTGTAGCATCTCCAAAGACGTGTGGATGGCGACGCGTCATCTTATCAAGGCACAGTGCGATTACACCATCGATATCAAATTCTCCTTTTTCCTTTGCAATCTGGCAGTGAAAGATTATGTGGAAAAAGAGGTCTGCCAGTTCTTCCTTCAGTTTATCGGGATCTCCGGAATCTATTGCATCGATTACCTCGTACGTCTCCTCTACCAGATGCGGTTTTAAAGACGCATGGCTCTGTTCTTTATCCCACGGGCAACCATCCTTACTGCGTAACTTCCGCATGAGTTCAATCAAGTCCTGAAATAGCGAAATGGATTTATCTTTGGATGTATTCATTGATCATGTATCCAATTATAAGATTTCAGCAATAGTTAACCATGGTAATATTTTTGTCACTAAACACTTCGAGGTTGGAGGTCTGAGGTTAGAGGCTCTCGTGTCTCTTCTTTCCCCTAATTCAATTCATTATATTTCTTCTACTTCGTGCCTCAATTTATGCTTTGATAACAACAACTTTAAATACAGTTATATAGCGTATGGAATTCTAGCAATTATTTTTATTGAAGTCAAATAGGGAGATAATAAATAATCGTCCATTGCACGCATTCCTTTTCTTCCTCATTTAGTGCATTCTTTAAACATCTACAATTTAGAAAATAAAAGAATGCAGTAAATAGTAACCTCCATAGTGCCTTAACCTTGAAAGCCAATTGATCGAATTTGTCTTGCCATGCTTCCTTTCACTTACGCATGGCGATAGCTCCATCGCCACGTTTTTGCTTGGACTAAAATAAGATTGAAAGAATTTTTGGAGTAATCTATACTTTGTTTTCAAACCAAAAGAATGATAACCTCTAATGTAACAAGTAGTTTTTTGCAGTTCATTCGACATGGATTTTTCATTCAGGCGATAACGACTAGAAAATATTTAAAATGATAGGGGAAATTAAAAAACCTTTTCTTCGATGGGCAGGGAGTAAGCAAAAATTAATATCATGACTTTTACCTTACTGGGGAAAAGGCTACCAAAGGTATATTGAACCATTTATGGGTTCTGCAGCATTTTTTTTAAATTACATCCACCATCAGCTATTCTTAGTGATATAAATTGTGAATTAGTAGAAACTTTTATTGCCGTAAGAGATCATCCCAAAGCTGTATACAATAATTTAGAGCATTTACCCCGTGGTCAAAATAACTACTATAAAATTAGGGAACAAGAAATCAAAAAAATGAATCTTATGGAACGAGCAGCACGTTTTATTTTTCTTAATAGATTTTGCTTTAATGGTTTATATCGAACAAACGAAAATGGGCAGTTCAACGTCCCTTTTTCGGCATTTCGGCATCAGGTACAGGTGATATTCCTTCTTTATCT from Candidatus Brocadia sinica JPN1 encodes the following:
- the hflX gene encoding GTPase HflX gives rise to the protein MKLKDTAFTVRAERAVLFRVMLSGDHSEDEAPLEELRRLAKTAGANVVHSVVQKRPNIDPVYYVGKGKAAELSRISKELDADVFICDDDLTPAQVRNLEKVIEKKVIDRSELILDIFATRAKTFQAKLQVELAQLEYTRPRLKRMWTHLSRIEGGIGTRGPGEKQLEVDKRIVSRKIHDLRKKLHEIEKRQERLVASRKEFFTVSIVGYTNAGKSTLMNVLTEIDTFVEDKLFATLDTKTSICKLENGRKILVSDTVGFIQKLPHHLVSSFKATLEEARHADLLLHVADISSPLIQRQVEAVNVVLKELGCDKKPTIIVLNKVDAIKDESLIPLLQSYYRDCIMISAKTHLGIEELKRKIGEILEKNFMDIEITCSPGNGRLIAYLHEHAHVLSSRFEEHRVTFRLLIEDKLMQKLRMLDDTIQMKETTGSN
- a CDS encoding acetate--CoA ligase family protein, yielding MNKFMTHSGKIARHIIQKVLLQNRYELLEPEAKEFIEAFGISTTRYVVTVSPADAIQAAKSVGYPVVLKIVSPDISHKTDVGGVKLGIKDDEGVKVAYDEIIRNVKKRQPDARIDGILVQEMATPSTEVIVGGLRDPQFGPAVMFGLGGIFVEVFKDVSFRIAPVDEYEALDMIHGIKGAKVLKGFRNAEAADIPALAQIIVQVSDIMISLEEIKEIDLNPVLVYPKGLKAVDARIILRQL
- a CDS encoding NCS2 family permease → MIFERIFKLRENHTNLRTEVLAGTTTFLTMSYIIFVQPAVLSTCGMDFGSVMVATCIASAIACIFMAFLANYPIALAPAMGHNFYFAFTVCGPVVTGGMGYPWQVALGANLISGTLFFLLSFFGLRELLVSIIPDSLKNAIAVGIGLLIALVGFEYGGVIVDTPGALVGLGNPKYPEVWVSLFGMMVMGVMIALKIKGAILYGIIATALASIPLGMVQYQGVTSMPPSIDPTLLKCDPVKIFTEPGFISVIFVLLFLDVFDTIGTVVGIGEQGGFYKNGKIPRVKQILLSDALGTVGGALLGTSTITSYIESSAGIQAGGRTGLSNIITACLFLLSLFFYPLIKMIGGGYQTSNGAHLYPIIAPALIIVGSMMIFNVRKIRWDDPTESLPSFLTLSIMPFSLSITEGLSFGFISYSLLKLITGRFRGLHWAFHLVSVAFLVRYIFLKM
- the mazG gene encoding nucleoside triphosphate pyrophosphohydrolase, producing MNTSKDKSISLFQDLIELMRKLRSKDGCPWDKEQSHASLKPHLVEETYEVIDAIDSGDPDKLKEELADLFFHIIFHCQIAKEKGEFDIDGVIALCLDKMTRRHPHVFGDATAATPEEVLHQWEQIKKQEKGYEERKFIVDGLPKHLPALQKAQKLQKKVAKVGFDWPDITGVMAKVDEELAEVKEAIRENKPENIAEEVGDLLFSIVNLSRFLNLDTENVLHKTIYKFVDRFKRVETELAAMGKDIEKCSLEEMDAVWNKVKINQKQEIGIQKPE
- a CDS encoding DNA adenine methylase; the encoded protein is MFFKLHPPSAILSDINCELVETFIAVRDHPKAVYNNLEHLPRGQNNYYKIREQEIKKMNLMERAARFIFLNRFCFNGLYRTNENGQFNVPFSAFRHQVQVIFLLYLIFITILAH